The following proteins are encoded in a genomic region of Magnolia sinica isolate HGM2019 chromosome 1, MsV1, whole genome shotgun sequence:
- the LOC131238515 gene encoding cysteine-rich receptor-like protein kinase 44 — protein MMPSPLSKSFEFLFLSSLSLFIFHLPASTAEPLWTRCSHTADYTANSTFGANLNRLLSSLSSNVSLTGFSSSAIGENSNRIYGLAQCRGDTTPTTCRACLNTASQEIREKCPNRTAIIWYDECLLRYSTQRISSSSSNSPMNYMRNPENASDQVRFNQIVDQMMDGLVSRAASGPAMYATNETKFTDFQTIYGLMQCTSDLSWRDCGACLENAVARIPTCCDGKKGGRAVGPSCNVRFETYKFYNELAISPTPPLTNTTITGKKQSSSRTTVIVVLPIVVAVVLISVIVACFLRKKKKPAIDGIEGNEESLQFGLGTIRAATDNFSADNKLGEGGFGSVYKGWLSDGQEIAVKRLSRNSGQGLEEFKNEVALIAKLQHRNLVRLLGCCAGREEKLLIYEFLPNASLDKFLFDPNKKAILNWQRRYNIIGGVARGLLYLHEDSRLRIIHRDIKASNVLLDEAMNPKIADFGMARIVGVDQTQGNTNRIAGTYGYMAPEYAMNGQFSLKSDVFSFGVLLLEIVTGQKNSNFYQSALAKDLLSYAWKHWNDGTVLDLIDPTISESCSSSEVMRCIHIALLCVQEDVISRPTMSSILLMLNSFSITLSAPSQPAFFIMSRTALDMSMTGSHRQTDEVNQSLGIASPWSVNEVSITELDPR, from the exons ATGATGCCTTCTCCCCTCTCAAAATCCTTTGAATTTCTCTTCCTTTCATCCCTTTCGCTCTTCATCTTCCACCTTCCTGCTAGCACTGCAGAACCTCTTTGGACCCGATGTTCACACACAGCTGATTACACTGCTAATAGCACATTTGGAGCTAACCTCAATCGCCTCTTATCTTCTCTTTCTTCTAATGTTTCACTCACCGGCTTCTCTAGCAGCGCCATTGGCGAAAACTCAAACCGAATCTACGGCCTTGCACAATGCAGAGGCGACACCACACCCACCACATGCCGTGCTTGCCTCAACACCGCAAGCCAAGAAATCCGTGAAAAATGCCCCAACAGGACAGCAATTATATGGTATGATGAATGTCTCTTGCGCTACTCCACCCAAAGAATCTCATCATCTTCTTCGAATTCCCCAATGAACTACATGCGGAATCCGGAAAATGCATCGGACCAAGTTCGGTTTAATCAGATTGTGGAccagatgatggatggtcttgtttCGAGGGCGGCTTCTGGTCCGGCAATGTATGCTACGAATGAAACGAAATTCACCGACTTCCAAACGATATATGGGCTTATGCAATGTACAAGCGATCTGTCATGGAGAGATTGCGGTGCGTGCTTAGAAAATGCTGTGGCACGGATTCCGACGTGCTGTGATGGAAAAAAAGGCGGGAGAGCTGTTGGGCCGAGTTGCAATGTGAGGTTTGAGACGTACAAGTTCTATAACGAGTTAGCCATATCACCGACTCCTCCATTAACTAACACAACTATCACGG GAAAAAAGCAAAGCTCATCTCGAACTACTGTCATCGTTGTCCTTCCTATAGTTGTTGCAGTCGTGCTCATCTCCGTCATTGTAGCTTGTTTcctgaggaaaaagaagaaaccagCGATTG ACGGGATTGAAGGAAATGAGGAGTCACTGCAATTTGGTTTGGGTACAATTAGAGCTGCAACTGATAACTTTTCTGCAGACAATAAGCTTGGAGAAGGTGGATTTGGTTCTGTTTATAAG GGTTGGCTTTCAGATGGACAAGAAATAGCTGTGAAGAGGCTCTCTCGCAACTCTGGACAAGGTTTGGAAGAATTCAAGAACGAGGTTGCATTAATTGCTAAACTACAACACAGGAATCTTGTTAGGCTGTTAGGTTGCTGTGCCGGAAGAGAAGAGAAGCTTCTGATTTATGAATTCCTGCCCAACGCCAGCCTCGACAAGTTTTTGTTTG ATCCAAATAAAAAGGCAATTCTGAATTGGCAAAGGCGCTACAATATCATTGGAGGGGTGGCTCGAGGCCTTCTTTATCTTCATGAAGATTCTCGACTTAGGATTATACATCGGGATATCAAAGCTAGCAATGTTTTATTAGATGAAGCAATGAATCCAAAAATTGCAGATTTTGGTATGGCTAGGATTGTTGGAGTGGACCAAACTCAGGGCAATACAAATCGAATTGCAGGGACATA TGGATACATGGCCCCGGAGTATGCCATGAACGGGCAATTCTCCCTTAAGTCGGATGTATTCAGCTTCGGTGTTTTACTTCTGGAGATCGTGACCGGCCAGAAGAACAGTAATTTCTACCAGTCAGCCCTCGCCAAAGATCTTCTCAGCTAT GCATGGAAGCATTGGAATGATGGCACAGTTCTAGATCTGATTGATCCAACTATAAGCGAATCTTGCTCGAGCAGCGAAGTGATGCGATGCATCCACATTGCATTGCTATGTGTTCAAGAAGATGTGATCAGTAGGCCCACCATGTCGTCAATTCTGCTGATGCTCAACAGCTTCTCTATCACTCTCTCAGCACCTTCACAGCCTGCATTTTTTATTATGAGTAGAACGGCTCTGGACATGTCTATGACAGGGTCCCATAGGCAGACAGATGAGGTGAATCAATCTCTGGGTATTGCATCGCCATGGTCTGTAAATGAGGTGTCGATTACTGAATTAGATCCTCGTTAA